The Staphylococcus sp. KG4-3 genome has a window encoding:
- a CDS encoding DsbA family protein, translated as MKKLWLCIGLVAIMILVTACSSNQHVHKDDKRDENGKIKIIEYGDFKCPYCKKVETNVMPKLKKEYIDKDKIDYQFVNMAFLGDDSIIGSRAGHAVKRFAPDKYLTFQKLMFEQQPDSEKEWINKSLVDKQIDKLAINKDVKDKIKKEYTTTDSKSWKAAKKDQQQAKENHVKTAPTVYVGGEKLEDPYKFKNYKKILDK; from the coding sequence ATGAAAAAGTTATGGTTATGTATAGGATTAGTAGCTATTATGATATTAGTCACAGCATGTTCAAGTAATCAACATGTACATAAAGATGATAAAAGGGATGAAAATGGCAAAATTAAAATAATCGAATATGGTGATTTCAAATGTCCATATTGTAAAAAGGTAGAAACTAATGTAATGCCTAAATTAAAAAAAGAATATATCGATAAAGACAAGATAGATTATCAATTTGTAAATATGGCATTTTTAGGTGATGACTCTATCATAGGTTCAAGAGCCGGTCACGCAGTTAAGCGCTTTGCACCTGATAAATATTTAACGTTTCAAAAGTTAATGTTTGAGCAGCAGCCAGACTCTGAAAAGGAATGGATTAATAAATCATTAGTAGATAAGCAAATAGATAAATTAGCGATAAACAAAGATGTGAAAGATAAAATTAAAAAGGAATATACGACGACAGATAGTAAATCTTGGAAAGCTGCAAAGAAAGATCAACAGCAAGCTAAAGAAAATCATGTTAAGACAGCACCAACTGTATATGTCGGCGGTGAAAAATTAGAAGATCCTTATAAATTTAAAAATTATAAAAAAATATTAGATAAATAA
- a CDS encoding MDR family MFS transporter: MTQKTKIIMILMMLFGGFFGLLNETLLTTALPSIMKDFNIDYTQVQWLTTAFLLTNGVVIPLSAMVIQRFSTRQVFLTAISIFFIGTIIAGFSPNFTVLLSARIVQALGSGIMMPLMMTTILDIFEPHERGKYMGTFGLVIGLAPAIGPTLSGYLVEYFDWRSLFHVVAPIAALTFIGAFKFVKNVGTNRKAPIDIISISLSVLGFGGLLYGTSSISRDGWSDPIVLTSVIGGIILVAIFIFRQTRLETPLLDFSVFKNSQFAVGIVIMAFTMISMIGSETVLPMFVQNIMNDSALQSGLILLPGAIVMGIMSVASGFLYEKYGAKILAFIGMLIVVITTSYFVIMDENTSAAVLATVYAIRMIGIALGLMPLMTHTMNQLSRDMNAHGSSMTNTVQQISASIGTAGLITIMSQVAKDFTPNMSDYKGMGKKEMAMQIQHEALLSGYHAAFWFAVIISFISLISVFMLKSKRKIELEQENL, translated from the coding sequence ATGACTCAAAAAACTAAAATAATAATGATATTGATGATGTTGTTTGGGGGTTTCTTTGGACTTTTAAATGAAACATTGTTGACCACAGCATTACCAAGTATAATGAAAGACTTTAATATAGATTATACGCAAGTACAATGGTTAACTACAGCGTTCTTGTTAACTAATGGTGTCGTTATACCATTATCAGCAATGGTGATACAACGCTTTTCGACAAGACAAGTATTTTTAACAGCAATTTCAATATTCTTTATTGGTACAATTATTGCGGGCTTTAGTCCGAATTTTACAGTTTTATTAAGTGCAAGGATTGTTCAAGCACTTGGTTCAGGTATCATGATGCCTTTAATGATGACAACTATATTAGATATATTTGAACCACATGAACGTGGTAAATATATGGGGACTTTTGGTCTAGTGATTGGTTTGGCTCCAGCAATTGGTCCAACTTTATCAGGATATCTTGTGGAATATTTTGATTGGCGTTCATTATTCCATGTAGTTGCTCCAATTGCAGCGTTGACGTTTATAGGTGCATTTAAGTTTGTAAAAAATGTAGGAACAAATAGGAAAGCACCAATTGATATAATATCTATTTCATTATCAGTATTAGGATTTGGTGGACTTCTATACGGCACAAGTTCAATTTCACGCGACGGGTGGAGTGATCCTATTGTTTTAACGTCAGTAATAGGAGGTATAATTCTTGTTGCGATTTTTATTTTCCGTCAAACAAGACTAGAAACACCATTACTTGATTTTTCAGTATTTAAAAATAGTCAATTTGCAGTAGGTATTGTTATTATGGCATTTACAATGATATCAATGATAGGATCTGAGACTGTACTGCCTATGTTTGTCCAAAATATAATGAATGATTCAGCACTTCAATCAGGATTGATATTATTACCTGGTGCAATCGTAATGGGGATTATGTCTGTAGCTTCAGGTTTTTTATATGAAAAGTATGGCGCGAAAATATTAGCATTTATCGGCATGCTTATCGTAGTAATTACAACATCATACTTTGTTATAATGGATGAAAATACTTCTGCAGCAGTACTAGCAACTGTTTATGCGATTCGTATGATTGGTATTGCACTTGGATTAATGCCATTAATGACACATACAATGAACCAATTATCTCGTGATATGAACGCCCATGGCTCATCTATGACTAATACAGTGCAACAAATATCTGCTTCAATAGGGACAGCAGGTTTGATTACGATCATGAGTCAAGTAGCAAAAGACTTTACACCTAATATGAGTGATTATAAAGGTATGGGTAAAAAAGAAATGGCTATGCAAATACAACATGAAGCACTTTTAAGTGGATATCATGCAGCCTTTTGGTTTGCTGTAATTATTTCATTTATTAGCTTAATTAGCGTGTTTATGTTGAAAAGTAAACGTAAAATTGAACTAGAACAAGAAAATTTATAA
- a CDS encoding 6-phospho-beta-glucosidase yields the protein MTKLPKDFLWGGALAANQFEGGYDQDGKGLSVIDVMTGGAHGKAREITQDVEPDKYYPNHIGIDFYNRYKEDIALFNEMGLKCLRTSIAWSRIFPNGDETEPNEAGLKFYDDLFDELLKYDIEPVITLSHFEMPLHLAREYGGFRNRKVADFFAHFAETVFTRYKDKVKYWMTFNEINNQMDTDNPIFLWTNSGVIVEEDENPEEVLYQVAHNELIASAKAVKIGKEINPNFEIGLMISHVAIYPYSSNPEDMMEAVKANRLRFFFPDVQVRGYYPSYANKMLARKGYDIGWQDGDEQILNQGTVDYIGFSYYMSTVVKHDAEAYTGENVTNGGLANSVDNPYIQQSDWGWAIDPTGLRYTLNILYDRYQIPLFIVENGFGAVDEINHNGEINDSYRIEYLKAHIDAAIAAVDEDGVDLIGYTPWGIIDIISFTTGEMKKRYGLIYVDRDNKGNGTLERKKKASFDWYRKVIKSNGELLD from the coding sequence ATGACAAAATTACCAAAAGATTTTTTATGGGGTGGCGCTCTCGCTGCCAATCAATTTGAAGGCGGCTATGATCAAGACGGTAAAGGGCTAAGTGTCATAGATGTTATGACCGGTGGCGCTCATGGTAAAGCACGTGAAATCACTCAAGATGTAGAACCTGATAAATATTATCCAAATCATATTGGTATCGACTTCTATAATCGCTACAAAGAAGATATTGCTTTATTTAATGAAATGGGATTGAAGTGCTTACGTACTTCAATCGCTTGGTCACGTATTTTCCCAAACGGTGATGAAACTGAACCAAATGAAGCAGGTTTAAAATTTTATGATGATCTATTTGATGAATTGTTAAAATATGATATTGAACCGGTCATCACATTATCTCACTTCGAAATGCCCTTACACCTAGCACGTGAATATGGTGGTTTTAGAAATAGAAAAGTAGCAGATTTCTTTGCACATTTTGCAGAAACAGTGTTCACACGTTATAAAGATAAAGTTAAGTATTGGATGACATTCAATGAGATTAATAATCAAATGGATACAGACAACCCTATTTTCTTATGGACAAATTCAGGAGTAATTGTTGAGGAAGATGAAAATCCTGAAGAAGTTTTATATCAAGTTGCCCATAATGAGCTTATCGCTAGCGCAAAAGCAGTTAAAATTGGTAAAGAAATCAATCCAAATTTTGAAATTGGTTTAATGATTTCGCATGTCGCAATATATCCTTATTCTTCAAATCCTGAAGATATGATGGAAGCAGTTAAAGCAAACCGCCTACGCTTTTTCTTCCCTGATGTACAAGTACGTGGTTATTATCCTAGTTACGCAAACAAAATGCTTGCACGTAAAGGTTACGATATAGGTTGGCAAGATGGTGATGAACAAATTTTAAATCAAGGTACTGTAGATTATATTGGCTTTAGTTACTACATGAGCACAGTCGTTAAACACGACGCTGAAGCATATACTGGTGAAAATGTTACCAACGGTGGTTTAGCTAATTCGGTAGATAACCCTTATATTCAACAAAGTGATTGGGGTTGGGCAATTGACCCTACAGGTCTACGCTACACGTTGAATATATTATATGACCGCTATCAAATTCCATTATTTATAGTTGAGAACGGTTTCGGCGCAGTAGATGAGATAAATCATAATGGCGAAATTAACGATTCATATCGTATTGAATATTTAAAAGCGCATATTGATGCTGCTATTGCTGCTGTTGATGAGGATGGCGTTGACCTTATAGGCTATACACCTTGGGGAATTATAGATATTATTTCATTTACTACAGGTGAAATGAAGAAACGCTATGGCTTAATATACGTAGACAGAGATAATAAAGGTAATGGTACATTAGAAAGAAAGAAAAAAGCATCCTTTGATTGGTATCGTAAAGTTATTAAATCAAATGGTGAATTGCTAGATTAA
- a CDS encoding PadR family transcriptional regulator — protein sequence MSVSNQMMKGLLDGAILGLIAQGETYGYEILDKLKSQQFPEISDGSIYPVLLRLSKKGYVTSISKKSDTGGPKRKYYSITTEGKEELANFIYKWNYLNNGMNNLMRSVYDVE from the coding sequence ATGTCAGTTTCAAATCAAATGATGAAAGGATTGTTAGATGGTGCAATTTTAGGTCTTATTGCTCAAGGAGAAACTTACGGTTATGAAATTTTAGACAAATTAAAATCTCAGCAATTTCCTGAAATTAGTGATGGTAGTATTTATCCCGTATTATTAAGATTAAGTAAAAAAGGATATGTAACTTCTATTTCAAAAAAATCAGATACAGGTGGTCCAAAACGTAAATACTATAGTATTACAACAGAAGGCAAAGAAGAATTAGCTAATTTTATTTATAAATGGAATTATTTAAATAATGGTATGAACAATTTAATGAGGAGTGTTTATGATGTTGAGTAA
- a CDS encoding cation diffusion facilitator family transporter gives MTQSENLKLAQKGAYLSLIVYIILSILKFIVGYIYDSAAVRADSINNMTDIIVSLAVIIGLKISIKPADKNHPYGHLKSENISSLLVSFIIMFVGIQVVIENLPNIFSNEHSTPNAITIYVSVISGVIMLVVFIINQKLAKRTNSSSLNSAAKDNLSDALVSIGTAIGLVFTQFGLPIIDTLLATVLGLLIIYTGFGIFKEAIFTLSDGFNEQELEAYKNYVLDIEEVIDVHTIKGRYHGSSIFVDVTIVVDSDLSLEEAHHICDKVEQHMHGKGISSVYVHPEPASIQ, from the coding sequence ATGACACAAAGTGAGAATTTAAAACTTGCACAAAAAGGTGCATATCTGAGTTTAATCGTCTATATTATACTTTCTATTTTGAAATTTATAGTAGGGTATATTTATGATTCGGCGGCAGTAAGAGCTGATAGTATCAACAATATGACAGATATTATTGTCTCATTAGCAGTTATTATCGGATTGAAAATTTCTATTAAACCTGCAGATAAGAATCATCCCTACGGTCATTTGAAATCTGAGAATATTTCGTCATTATTGGTTTCATTCATTATTATGTTTGTTGGTATTCAAGTAGTAATTGAAAATTTGCCCAATATATTTTCTAATGAACACAGTACACCGAATGCGATTACGATTTATGTCAGTGTTATCAGTGGCGTGATTATGTTAGTCGTTTTTATTATTAATCAAAAGCTTGCCAAACGTACAAATAGTAGTTCACTTAATTCAGCGGCAAAAGATAATTTATCAGATGCTTTAGTTAGTATTGGTACCGCGATAGGTTTAGTTTTTACTCAGTTTGGTTTACCAATCATTGATACATTATTAGCAACGGTTTTAGGTCTACTAATTATATATACAGGTTTCGGTATTTTCAAAGAGGCTATATTTACATTAAGTGACGGATTTAATGAACAGGAGCTAGAAGCATATAAGAATTATGTATTAGACATTGAAGAAGTGATTGATGTTCATACTATTAAAGGTAGATATCATGGAAGCAGTATTTTTGTCGATGTAACAATCGTTGTAGATTCAGACTTATCATTAGAAGAGGCGCACCATATTTGTGATAAAGTAGAACAACATATGCATGGTAAAGGTATATCATCTGTGTATGTGCATCCTGAACCTGCTTCAATACAGTAA
- a CDS encoding YceI family protein, giving the protein MTKFNFDPAHSVVEFSVKHLMISNIKGRFTEFDANLDGDLNDLSSLSGNFTINANSIDTRVEDRDGHLRSGDFLDVENHPEIKFELIKADDSSVTGNVTIKGVTNEETFDLSYEGQSKNPLNGATTAGFIVNGKINREKYGITFNQALETGGVMIGKDVLFQVSLEFALED; this is encoded by the coding sequence ATGACAAAATTTAATTTTGACCCAGCGCATTCAGTAGTTGAATTTTCGGTTAAACATTTAATGATATCTAATATTAAAGGTAGATTTACAGAATTTGATGCAAATTTAGATGGTGACTTAAATGATTTAAGTTCATTATCAGGTAATTTTACTATCAATGCTAATTCAATTGATACACGTGTAGAAGATCGTGACGGTCATTTACGTAGTGGAGATTTCTTAGATGTTGAAAATCATCCTGAAATTAAATTTGAATTAATAAAAGCGGATGATTCATCTGTTACAGGTAATGTAACAATTAAAGGTGTAACAAATGAAGAAACTTTTGATTTATCATATGAAGGCCAAAGTAAAAATCCATTAAATGGTGCTACAACAGCTGGATTTATCGTTAATGGTAAAATTAATCGTGAAAAATACGGAATTACATTTAACCAAGCGCTTGAAACAGGTGGCGTTATGATTGGTAAGGATGTATTATTCCAAGTAAGTTTAGAATTTGCTTTAGAAGACTAA
- a CDS encoding putative metal homeostasis protein: MKLDLQTARRNLNSPNIKTRKRARKIIQQHKRNK; this comes from the coding sequence ATGAAATTAGATTTACAAACAGCACGTCGTAACTTGAATAGCCCAAATATTAAAACAAGAAAACGTGCACGTAAGATTATTCAACAACATAAGCGTAATAAATAA
- a CDS encoding aminoacyltransferase has product MLSLEITHGEFEKFTQKHFSHYTQTHINYKAHYQAHLLGVKNDDGVVIAAGMFTEARALKFLKYFYSQRGPILDYSDITLVNFFFKSLTAYLKQHNCLYVLLDPYILENLRNADGEIIKSYDNRMLISTLDQLGYQHQGFPVGYSKSSQIRWLSVLDLKDKSEQQLLKEMDYQTRRNIKKTEEMGVKVRQLPIDETARFFKLFHMAEEKHGFNFRDQQYFEQLQKDYQGYASIQLAYIDLNEYKDSLIKKLDSLQYQLTDVQNALVESPNSKKQKTKQTQLRQQSTSTQRKIDDIDATIVSDGSILDLAAAIYIYNDYELYYLSSGSNPTYNAYMGAYKLQWEMIKFAKAHGVDRYNFYGITGDFSDTAIDCGVQQFKKGFNAHVEEYIGDFVKPIRPVIYKLGKLIGKL; this is encoded by the coding sequence ATGTTATCCCTGGAAATTACTCATGGAGAGTTCGAAAAATTCACACAAAAACATTTCTCACATTATACCCAAACACATATAAATTATAAAGCTCATTATCAAGCTCATTTATTAGGTGTTAAAAATGATGATGGCGTAGTCATTGCTGCAGGTATGTTTACAGAAGCGCGAGCACTCAAATTTTTAAAATATTTTTATAGTCAACGAGGTCCTATACTAGATTATTCTGATATTACATTAGTTAACTTTTTCTTTAAATCACTAACCGCTTATTTAAAACAGCATAATTGTCTTTATGTCTTACTTGATCCCTATATCTTAGAAAATTTAAGAAATGCCGATGGTGAAATAATAAAGTCATATGATAATCGAATGTTAATATCTACGTTAGACCAACTAGGGTACCAACATCAAGGCTTTCCTGTAGGTTATTCAAAATCAAGCCAGATTCGTTGGTTATCTGTACTTGATTTAAAAGATAAATCAGAACAACAACTGTTAAAAGAAATGGACTATCAAACACGACGTAACATCAAAAAAACTGAAGAGATGGGAGTTAAAGTTCGTCAATTGCCCATCGATGAAACAGCACGCTTTTTCAAATTATTTCACATGGCTGAAGAAAAACATGGCTTTAACTTTAGAGATCAGCAATATTTTGAACAATTACAAAAAGACTATCAGGGTTATGCCTCTATACAATTAGCATATATTGACTTGAATGAATATAAAGATAGCTTAATTAAAAAGCTAGATTCATTACAATACCAATTGACTGATGTACAAAATGCATTAGTAGAAAGTCCAAATTCTAAAAAGCAAAAAACGAAACAAACACAACTCAGACAACAAAGCACTAGCACACAGCGTAAAATCGATGATATAGACGCTACCATTGTATCAGATGGTTCAATATTAGACTTAGCTGCTGCTATTTATATCTATAATGATTATGAACTATATTATCTATCTAGTGGTTCAAATCCAACGTACAATGCATATATGGGTGCTTATAAATTACAATGGGAAATGATAAAATTCGCTAAGGCACATGGCGTTGATCGCTATAACTTTTATGGTATTACCGGTGATTTTAGTGACACTGCAATTGATTGCGGTGTACAGCAATTCAAAAAAGGATTTAACGCCCACGTTGAAGAATATATCGGTGACTTTGTAAAACCTATCAGGCCAGTAATATACAAATTAGGAAAATTAATCGGTAAATTATAA
- the adcA gene encoding zinc ABC transporter substrate-binding lipoprotein AdcA: protein MKKYTYILFSIIALVMVLAGCGKADSDKGNEKIKVNTTVFPLKSFAEEIGGKHVEVESIYPAGTDLHSYEPTQKDIINASKADLFVYTGDNLDPVAKKVAATIKKDDKKLSLENKLDKSQLLTDQHSHGEAEHEEEHEHEQGEHHHHGGYDPHVWLDPKYDQVFAKAIKDELIKKDPDNKKYYEKNYKKLNDELKNIDEKLKETSSKKQGNTVFISHESIGYLADRYGFVQKGVQNMNAEDPSQKALTKIVKEIKESGAKYILYEDNVSNKVTDTIRKETSAKPLKFYNMESLNKEQQKDENLTYQKLMKENIKNIDKALSDNIHSDDDKHESKHDKAISDGYFKDKQVKDRALSDYKGDWQSVYPYLKDGTLDEVMKHKAEDDDSMTAKEYKDYYDKGYKTDVDKIKITDDTITFNKNGKDITGKYSYEGKDILKYEKGNRGVRYTYKLVEDNKELPKYVQFSDHNIAPKKTGHFHIFTGNDKDKVLKELDNWPTYYPEELTKNEIKEEMLAH, encoded by the coding sequence ATGAAAAAATATACATATATCCTGTTTAGCATTATAGCTTTAGTAATGGTGCTAGCAGGGTGTGGCAAAGCTGATTCTGATAAGGGAAATGAAAAAATAAAAGTTAATACGACTGTATTTCCTTTAAAATCATTTGCAGAAGAGATTGGTGGCAAACATGTAGAAGTGGAGTCTATTTATCCAGCAGGTACAGATTTACATAGTTATGAACCAACGCAAAAAGATATTATAAATGCTTCAAAAGCGGATTTATTCGTGTATACTGGCGATAATTTAGATCCTGTTGCCAAAAAAGTTGCAGCTACAATTAAAAAAGATGACAAGAAATTATCTTTAGAAAATAAATTAGACAAATCACAATTGCTCACTGACCAACATAGTCACGGTGAAGCTGAACATGAAGAGGAGCATGAACACGAACAGGGTGAACACCATCATCATGGCGGATACGATCCACATGTTTGGTTAGATCCTAAATATGATCAAGTTTTTGCAAAAGCAATTAAAGATGAATTGATTAAAAAAGATCCTGATAATAAGAAATATTATGAAAAAAATTACAAAAAATTAAATGACGAATTAAAAAACATTGATGAGAAGTTGAAAGAAACTAGTAGTAAGAAGCAGGGAAATACTGTATTTATTTCACATGAATCTATTGGTTATCTAGCTGATAGATATGGTTTTGTTCAAAAAGGAGTTCAGAATATGAATGCAGAAGACCCATCACAAAAAGCACTTACTAAAATTGTCAAAGAAATCAAAGAATCAGGCGCTAAATATATATTATACGAAGACAATGTATCTAATAAAGTGACAGATACAATAAGAAAAGAAACATCAGCGAAACCGTTAAAATTCTATAATATGGAATCATTGAATAAAGAACAACAAAAAGATGAAAATTTAACTTATCAAAAATTAATGAAAGAAAATATTAAAAATATTGATAAAGCATTAAGTGACAATATCCATAGTGATGATGATAAGCATGAATCGAAACATGATAAGGCTATTTCTGATGGTTATTTTAAAGATAAACAAGTTAAAGATAGAGCATTATCTGATTATAAAGGAGATTGGCAATCAGTTTATCCTTATCTTAAAGATGGCACTTTAGACGAAGTGATGAAACATAAAGCTGAAGATGATGATTCTATGACTGCTAAAGAATATAAAGATTACTATGATAAAGGGTATAAAACAGACGTAGATAAGATAAAAATTACTGATGATACAATTACATTTAACAAAAATGGTAAAGATATAACTGGAAAATATAGTTACGAGGGTAAAGATATTTTAAAATATGAAAAAGGTAATAGAGGCGTTAGATACACATATAAATTAGTAGAGGATAATAAAGAATTACCCAAATATGTTCAGTTTAGCGATCATAATATAGCTCCTAAGAAGACAGGACACTTCCATATTTTTACAGGTAACGATAAAGACAAAGTGTTGAAAGAACTAGATAATTGGCCAACTTATTACCCTGAAGAATTAACGAAAAATGAAATTAAAGAAGAGATGTTAGCACACTAA
- a CDS encoding ASCH domain-containing protein: MRLNDEPFQLVKEGTKTIEVRLNDTKRQKIQSGDFITFTNLKSAEQITVEVIGAEVFTSFQALLNHYSNQVTGFSNDIQLSQKLASIYQIYSQTDELAYGALAIEIRLITK; the protein is encoded by the coding sequence ATGAGATTAAATGATGAACCATTTCAATTAGTAAAAGAAGGTACAAAGACCATTGAAGTGAGACTGAATGATACTAAAAGACAGAAAATACAAAGTGGAGACTTTATTACTTTTACAAATTTAAAATCAGCAGAGCAAATAACAGTTGAGGTTATTGGAGCCGAAGTATTTACATCGTTTCAAGCTCTGTTGAATCATTATTCAAATCAAGTGACTGGCTTTAGCAATGATATACAACTATCACAAAAATTAGCATCAATTTATCAGATATACTCACAAACAGATGAGTTGGCTTACGGAGCGTTAGCGATTGAAATTCGATTAATAACCAAATAG
- a CDS encoding GtrA family protein produces the protein MHLTKTQYEIIKFILVGGINTFNYYVVYLFLLKLIDINYLVSHISGFVVSFIVSYYLNCYFVYKVKPTWRKFIQFPLTQVVNMGMQTILLYIFVQWFHISSVIAPFAGLIITIPITFVLSKYILRD, from the coding sequence ATGCATTTAACCAAGACACAATATGAAATTATAAAATTTATTCTTGTTGGTGGTATTAACACTTTTAATTATTACGTGGTTTATTTATTTTTATTAAAGTTAATTGATATCAATTATTTAGTCAGTCATATCAGTGGATTTGTTGTTAGTTTTATAGTTTCTTATTATCTCAATTGTTATTTTGTATACAAAGTAAAACCGACATGGCGCAAATTTATTCAATTCCCATTAACTCAAGTTGTTAATATGGGGATGCAAACCATCTTACTATATATATTTGTACAATGGTTCCACATCTCATCTGTTATCGCACCATTTGCTGGACTTATTATTACTATACCAATTACGTTTGTATTATCTAAATATATATTAAGAGACTGA
- a CDS encoding SRPBCC domain-containing protein, whose translation MSIQINENKIIFTRDFKATAQQIFNAYTDQSLFEKWFHPQDATTEVYKFDVQTGGGAFFAIRAAQGTSYTVTQYNVVVEPQKIDYNDYFADKDGNIDEKMAGMHNIIHLTENDDGTTTIQSTAELPDPKAAQQLLDMGVEEGMNSTFDNLAKLIENK comes from the coding sequence ATGAGTATTCAAATAAACGAAAATAAAATCATTTTTACGCGAGACTTTAAAGCAACAGCCCAACAAATATTTAACGCTTATACGGATCAATCGTTGTTTGAAAAATGGTTTCACCCTCAAGACGCTACCACAGAAGTATATAAATTTGATGTACAAACGGGAGGTGGCGCATTTTTTGCAATTCGTGCAGCTCAAGGTACAAGTTATACAGTGACACAGTATAATGTCGTTGTTGAACCCCAAAAAATTGACTATAATGATTATTTTGCTGATAAAGATGGAAATATAGATGAAAAGATGGCAGGTATGCATAATATCATTCATTTAACAGAAAATGATGACGGCACTACAACGATTCAATCTACAGCTGAATTACCAGACCCTAAAGCAGCGCAACAGTTATTGGATATGGGTGTTGAAGAAGGTATGAATAGTACTTTTGACAACTTGGCAAAATTAATTGAAAATAAATGA
- a CDS encoding 2,3-diphosphoglycerate-dependent phosphoglycerate mutase, with amino-acid sequence MPKLILCRHGQSVWNAENLFTGWADVDLSDQGKNEAITSGKKLKKQGIEIDIVYTSLLKRAIKTTFHLLNESDQLFIPVIKSWRLNERHYGDLQGLNKDDAREKFGEEQVHIWRRSYDVAPPKQGEEQRKGYLNDRKYEHLDRRVMPESESLKDTLIRVIPYWNDQISQQLLDGKTVLVSAHGNSLRALIKYLENVSDEDIISYEIKTGAPLIYELTDDLQVIDKYYL; translated from the coding sequence ATGCCAAAATTAATTTTATGTAGACATGGACAAAGCGTTTGGAATGCTGAAAATTTATTTACGGGATGGGCAGATGTAGATTTATCTGACCAAGGTAAAAACGAAGCCATTACTTCCGGTAAAAAATTAAAAAAACAAGGTATCGAAATTGATATTGTATATACTTCTTTACTAAAAAGAGCAATTAAAACTACGTTTCACCTGTTAAATGAATCGGATCAATTGTTCATCCCAGTTATAAAATCTTGGAGGCTAAATGAGAGACATTATGGTGATTTGCAGGGTCTGAATAAAGACGACGCACGTGAAAAATTTGGCGAAGAACAAGTGCATATTTGGAGACGCTCTTATGACGTTGCGCCACCTAAACAAGGTGAAGAACAAAGAAAAGGTTATTTAAATGATAGAAAATACGAACATTTAGATAGAAGAGTTATGCCTGAATCAGAAAGTTTGAAAGATACATTAATAAGAGTAATACCATATTGGAATGATCAAATCTCACAACAACTTTTAGATGGTAAAACTGTGCTCGTTTCTGCACATGGTAATTCGTTACGTGCACTTATTAAATATTTGGAAAATGTATCTGATGAAGATATTATTAGCTATGAAATAAAAACAGGTGCCCCATTAATATATGAATTGACAGATGATTTACAAGTAATAGATAAGTATTATTTATAG
- a CDS encoding cystatin-like fold lipoprotein: MKKLLILLAIFGLGLAGCSSGKYADKIDKAVNKQQHYQSNLAKQHKGDVERKFDKKDANIYVNEKGKHVTIAYKPLKNDEEVHYYTYKFKDGKAKYIKDFNSKGYLHKHEPDYKEENMNLEE, translated from the coding sequence ATGAAGAAGTTATTGATTTTACTTGCAATATTTGGACTGGGACTTGCTGGTTGTAGCAGTGGGAAATACGCTGATAAAATAGATAAGGCAGTAAATAAGCAACAGCACTACCAAAGTAACCTTGCTAAACAACATAAAGGGGATGTAGAGCGTAAATTCGATAAAAAAGATGCTAATATCTACGTTAATGAAAAAGGAAAACACGTTACAATTGCTTATAAACCATTAAAAAATGACGAGGAAGTTCATTATTATACTTATAAGTTTAAAGATGGAAAAGCCAAATATATAAAAGATTTTAATTCTAAAGGTTATTTGCATAAACATGAACCAGACTATAAAGAAGAAAATATGAATCTGGAAGAATAA